The Mycobacterium sp. 3519A genome contains a region encoding:
- a CDS encoding acylphosphatase: MQELAEVRLTAWVHGYVQGVGFRWWTRARALELGLVGYASNRPDGRVQVVAQGPREACERLLDLLQSGNTPGRVDKVIADWSEPGDSLQGFTER, translated from the coding sequence ATGCAGGAGTTAGCTGAGGTACGGCTGACGGCATGGGTGCACGGCTATGTCCAAGGGGTCGGGTTCCGGTGGTGGACCCGCGCCCGGGCATTGGAACTCGGCCTGGTCGGATACGCCTCGAACAGGCCCGATGGCCGCGTCCAGGTGGTCGCCCAGGGCCCTCGGGAGGCCTGCGAACGGCTGCTTGACCTGCTGCAAAGCGGCAACACCCCCGGTCGCGTCGACAAAGTCATCGCCGACTGGTCAGAACCTGGCGACTCGCTTCAGGGGTTCACCGAACGTTAG
- a CDS encoding OsmC family protein, which produces MTELWVERTGVRSYTGRSTRGAEVLVGNEDVDGVFTPGELMKIALAACSGMASDAPLRRRLGDDYKTTIKVSGAADRDQERYPLLEERMELDLSGLSADEVARVLTVVERAIDQVCTVGRTLKSGTKVTFEVGDAGVS; this is translated from the coding sequence ATGACGGAACTGTGGGTTGAGCGCACCGGCGTGCGCAGCTACACCGGGCGCAGCACGCGCGGCGCGGAGGTGCTCGTCGGCAACGAGGACGTCGACGGCGTCTTCACGCCCGGCGAGCTGATGAAGATCGCGCTGGCCGCGTGCAGCGGGATGGCCAGTGACGCGCCGCTGCGTCGACGCCTCGGCGACGACTACAAGACGACGATCAAGGTGTCCGGCGCCGCCGACCGCGACCAGGAGCGCTACCCGCTGCTCGAGGAGCGCATGGAACTCGACCTGTCCGGATTGTCTGCCGACGAGGTGGCGCGGGTACTCACGGTCGTCGAGCGGGCGATCGATCAGGTGTGCACGGTCGGCCGCACGCTGAAGTCTGGGACCAAAGTGACGTTTGAGGTCGGTGATGCAGGAGTTAGCTGA